In one window of Frigoriglobus tundricola DNA:
- a CDS encoding PVC-type heme-binding CxxCH protein, with protein sequence MPRLPLAFLFALLALVHARPAPAQKEYGFDNRKGSGQPYLKPEESVAKIKVPDEFEVKLFAGEPQVVNPVAFTVDEKGRIWVVECFEYPKRTPKGKAPRDRIVILEDTDGDGVCDKRTVFAEGKDFPVPEERAKAGLGAFDLCTGIEVGHGGVFVGAAPYLWFIENKADKPGKIEVLLKGFGSQDTHETLNTFQWGPDGWLYGLHGIFTDSAVKPAGQLDGPEARINGGIWRYHPKLKTFEIFAEGTSNPWGMDWRNTDGQFILACCVIPHLYHIVPGGVYKRQAGASFNPYAYSYLNEICDHTFHKESGWAHAGLISLDVPHMPKRFQNSVIFGSIHGCSVKQNILKPNGSTFTASRGDDFLVSADKNFRPINMKWGPAGDIYLIDWHDQNPCHQTNPDDWDYERGRVYRIQLKGTKTKKAEDLGKKTDEELIDMLDRQGNRAGSLDEIVRMPYQSRTALRLLGERAASTRGDALAKKLAGGTAGFMQLHAALQTKHVQQEHAKRISEDAKWFLKAPPRLAAHQAMIIRCVSQVDEIEPKEIDALADIAKEVKDAGVRRELASATIRLSDKRDVTPLLRALMAHKEDAKDPVIPQLVWLAYEKTIAKKEGASTPAEKELAWLAEQAPDNPFVRDSIVPKVMRRLVATGQPSDLRLCVEFVTKVKDAASRERALEGLSFALAGRSAGAPEGWAKLQSEIAEEKNPKLVALTNQLAVVFRDPAALKRALAAASDAGLPADARSEAVRQLGSIRAPESVAVLLKIVRSDSTDAVRAEAARALANFDQPKLGAELLAGWKGYPKGLRPEVVNTLATRKEWAKELLGAMANKTVDRAEVTDNTILRVQAFNDRELNALIEKAWGRTRPTPAELNKLIDKTRDSLYAAPASFARGRKVFEANCAKCHKFEGRGAEVGPPLEGAARDIEYILVNVLDPNRVIGAPYFLRTARLLDDTVFSGVLAEEDDKTITLKLENAVLKKIQKADLAEPVRVAEKSLMPEGLGYNMTPQDFRDLVRYVMANPFLTDVTVNGSRLSVGVPGRLALPDTKGAPAVVEAEVTAPAELKTKLLVGSTGDYEVRLDGKVIGAGRGAGKDLRPDRDGFDVTVPAGKHTLAIVVKGAGAHAVYARVLDPDRKLTYPDVADKK encoded by the coding sequence ATGCCGCGTTTGCCGCTCGCGTTCCTCTTCGCCCTTCTCGCCCTCGTACACGCACGACCCGCGCCCGCCCAGAAGGAATACGGCTTCGACAACCGCAAGGGGTCCGGCCAGCCGTACCTGAAGCCGGAAGAGTCGGTCGCGAAGATCAAGGTGCCCGACGAGTTTGAGGTGAAGCTGTTCGCGGGCGAGCCGCAGGTCGTCAACCCGGTCGCGTTCACCGTGGACGAGAAGGGCCGCATCTGGGTCGTGGAGTGCTTCGAGTACCCGAAGCGGACGCCCAAAGGCAAGGCGCCACGCGACCGCATCGTGATCCTCGAAGACACCGACGGCGACGGCGTGTGCGACAAGCGCACCGTGTTCGCGGAGGGGAAAGACTTCCCCGTTCCGGAGGAGCGGGCGAAAGCAGGTTTGGGCGCGTTCGACCTGTGTACCGGAATCGAGGTCGGGCACGGCGGCGTGTTCGTGGGGGCCGCTCCGTACCTGTGGTTCATCGAGAACAAGGCCGACAAGCCCGGCAAAATCGAAGTGCTGCTCAAGGGCTTCGGCAGCCAGGACACGCACGAAACGCTGAACACCTTCCAGTGGGGTCCGGACGGCTGGTTGTACGGCCTGCACGGCATCTTCACCGACTCGGCCGTGAAGCCCGCGGGGCAGCTCGACGGCCCGGAGGCCCGCATTAACGGCGGCATCTGGCGCTACCACCCGAAGCTGAAGACGTTCGAGATCTTCGCGGAGGGCACGTCGAACCCGTGGGGCATGGACTGGCGCAACACCGACGGTCAGTTCATCCTCGCGTGCTGTGTGATCCCGCACCTCTACCACATCGTGCCGGGCGGCGTGTACAAGCGGCAGGCCGGAGCGAGCTTCAACCCTTACGCCTACAGCTACCTTAACGAGATCTGCGACCACACGTTCCACAAGGAATCGGGCTGGGCGCACGCCGGCCTCATCTCGCTCGACGTGCCGCACATGCCGAAGCGGTTCCAGAACAGTGTGATTTTCGGTAGCATCCACGGGTGCAGCGTGAAGCAGAACATCCTGAAGCCCAACGGCAGCACGTTCACCGCGAGCCGCGGCGACGACTTCCTGGTCAGCGCGGACAAGAACTTCCGCCCGATCAACATGAAGTGGGGGCCGGCGGGCGACATCTACCTCATCGACTGGCACGACCAGAACCCGTGCCACCAGACCAACCCCGACGACTGGGACTACGAGCGCGGCCGCGTGTACCGCATCCAACTGAAGGGCACGAAAACGAAGAAGGCGGAGGATCTGGGGAAAAAGACGGACGAAGAACTAATCGACATGCTGGACCGTCAGGGAAACCGCGCGGGTTCACTCGACGAAATTGTCCGCATGCCCTACCAATCTCGGACGGCGTTGCGATTGCTTGGCGAGCGTGCCGCTAGCACAAGGGGAGATGCGCTAGCGAAGAAGCTGGCCGGGGGCACGGCGGGGTTTATGCAACTCCACGCAGCGCTGCAAACGAAACACGTTCAACAAGAACACGCCAAGCGCATTTCAGAAGACGCAAAATGGTTCCTGAAAGCGCCCCCTAGGTTAGCAGCTCACCAAGCGATGATAATCCGATGTGTATCGCAGGTGGACGAAATCGAACCGAAAGAAATCGACGCTCTCGCCGACATCGCAAAAGAGGTGAAGGACGCTGGGGTTCGTCGCGAACTTGCCTCCGCCACAATTCGTTTATCCGATAAACGCGACGTGACCCCGCTGCTTCGCGCCCTCATGGCCCACAAAGAGGACGCGAAAGACCCCGTCATCCCGCAACTCGTGTGGCTCGCTTACGAGAAGACCATCGCGAAGAAAGAAGGGGCCAGCACGCCGGCCGAAAAAGAACTCGCGTGGCTCGCGGAGCAGGCGCCGGACAACCCGTTCGTCCGCGACTCGATTGTGCCGAAGGTCATGCGCAGGCTCGTGGCCACCGGGCAACCGAGCGACCTGCGGCTGTGCGTCGAGTTCGTCACGAAGGTGAAGGACGCTGCGAGCCGCGAACGGGCTCTGGAGGGACTTTCGTTCGCGCTCGCGGGGCGATCCGCGGGCGCGCCGGAAGGCTGGGCGAAGCTCCAGTCGGAGATCGCGGAGGAGAAAAACCCGAAACTCGTCGCACTGACGAACCAACTGGCGGTCGTGTTCCGCGATCCGGCCGCGCTCAAGCGTGCCCTCGCCGCCGCGAGCGATGCCGGCCTCCCCGCCGATGCGCGAAGTGAGGCCGTGCGGCAACTCGGATCGATCCGGGCGCCGGAATCGGTCGCCGTGCTACTCAAGATCGTCCGGAGCGATTCGACCGATGCGGTGCGGGCGGAAGCGGCCCGCGCGCTCGCAAATTTCGACCAACCGAAGCTCGGGGCCGAACTGCTCGCCGGCTGGAAGGGCTATCCGAAGGGGTTGCGCCCCGAAGTGGTGAACACGCTCGCCACCCGCAAGGAGTGGGCGAAGGAACTGCTCGGCGCGATGGCGAACAAGACCGTGGACCGCGCAGAGGTGACCGACAACACGATCCTCCGCGTGCAGGCGTTCAACGATCGGGAACTGAACGCGCTGATCGAAAAGGCGTGGGGCCGCACCCGCCCGACGCCCGCGGAACTGAACAAGCTCATCGACAAGACCCGCGACTCGCTGTACGCGGCGCCCGCGTCGTTTGCCCGCGGCCGGAAGGTGTTCGAGGCCAACTGCGCGAAGTGCCACAAGTTCGAGGGCAGGGGCGCCGAAGTCGGCCCGCCGCTCGAAGGCGCCGCCCGCGACATCGAGTACATCCTCGTGAACGTGCTCGACCCGAACCGCGTGATCGGCGCGCCGTACTTCCTGCGCACGGCCCGGTTGCTCGACGACACCGTCTTCTCGGGCGTGCTCGCCGAAGAAGACGACAAGACCATCACACTGAAGCTCGAAAACGCGGTGCTGAAGAAGATCCAGAAGGCCGACCTCGCGGAACCGGTCCGTGTCGCGGAGAAGTCGCTCATGCCGGAGGGGCTGGGCTACAACATGACCCCGCAGGACTTCCGCGACCTCGTCCGGTACGTCATGGCGAACCCGTTCCTCACGGACGTGACCGTGAACGGCTCGAGGCTCTCGGTCGGCGTGCCGGGCCGACTGGCGCTGCCCGACACCAAAGGCGCGCCGGCGGTCGTCGAGGCGGAAGTGACCGCGCCCGCGGAACTGAAGACGAAGTTGCTCGTCGGCTCGACGGGCGACTACGAGGTGCGGCTGGACGGTAAGGTGATCGGCGCCGGCCGGGGCGCGGGGAAGGACCTGCGCCCCGACCGCGACGGCTTCGATGTGACCGTTCCGGCAGGAAAGCACACACTGGCGATTGTCGTTAAAGGCGCCGGCGCGCACGCGGTATACGCTCGCGTACTCGATCCCGACCGCAAGCTGACCTACCCGGATGTTGCCGATAAGAAGTGA
- a CDS encoding response regulator transcription factor, with protein sequence MAEQKLILVVDDDRELVDAMRAVLERQGFKVIQAHDGHQGKQAIYNQRPDLVILDMMMPRMGGYPVLEHFKDKGDAPPIIMVTANEGSRHKVYAEYLGVVDYIRKPFAMERLLETVNKTLSGTEKKADEKPKAE encoded by the coding sequence ATGGCCGAGCAGAAGCTGATTCTGGTGGTGGACGACGACCGCGAACTGGTGGACGCCATGCGGGCCGTTCTGGAGCGGCAGGGCTTCAAAGTGATCCAGGCCCACGACGGGCACCAGGGCAAACAGGCCATCTACAACCAGCGCCCCGATCTAGTGATCCTCGACATGATGATGCCGCGCATGGGCGGCTACCCGGTGCTGGAACACTTCAAGGACAAGGGCGACGCCCCGCCGATCATCATGGTGACGGCCAACGAGGGCAGCCGGCACAAGGTTTACGCCGAGTACCTCGGGGTCGTCGATTACATCCGCAAGCCGTTCGCGATGGAGCGCCTGCTCGAAACGGTCAACAAGACGCTCAGCGGCACCGAGAAGAAGGCCGACGAGAAACCGAAGGCCGAGTGA
- a CDS encoding AAA family ATPase translates to MPTSPPHTTVTLSQAKELIRCLADTESVLLLSAPGVGKSEIVRQAAREAGLELRSLLGTQIAPEDVSGVPKLVGNRSVFCPPRVLLPTDDTPFCLFLDELPAAPPDVQKAFYSLLLERRLGEYRLPKGTWVVAAGNRTEDRALVRTVSSALVNRVFVLPVRVDQSEWLAWAERNGVRPELRSFIRYVPLALQRPVPAEPVPFSTPRAWALLSRDMHLAERAGRLTPDERRALAFGRLTAHDAALLCALCEDGLGDLRPAADYVNNPALLPKSETAMWFVISRLRQAVGTRQLRTPEDPPAAAAFHAQVNTFLGTIGEEYRFALLLDQIEHWADLGANEVMLDTLKRVTGVPVGHGA, encoded by the coding sequence ATGCCCACATCACCACCACACACAACCGTCACGCTGTCCCAGGCGAAGGAGCTGATCCGCTGCCTCGCGGACACAGAAAGCGTGCTGCTGCTCTCGGCGCCGGGCGTGGGTAAGTCCGAAATCGTGCGGCAGGCGGCGCGCGAAGCCGGGCTCGAACTCCGCTCGCTACTCGGCACGCAGATCGCCCCCGAGGACGTCTCCGGGGTGCCCAAACTGGTCGGCAACCGGTCGGTCTTCTGCCCGCCGCGCGTGCTGCTGCCAACAGACGACACGCCGTTCTGCCTCTTCCTCGATGAGCTGCCGGCGGCGCCGCCGGACGTCCAGAAAGCGTTCTACTCGCTTCTCCTCGAACGCCGGTTGGGCGAGTACCGGCTGCCGAAGGGAACGTGGGTGGTCGCGGCCGGTAACCGCACCGAGGACCGCGCACTGGTGCGGACGGTGTCCAGCGCGCTCGTCAACCGCGTGTTCGTATTGCCGGTGCGGGTCGATCAGAGCGAGTGGTTGGCGTGGGCCGAACGGAACGGGGTGCGCCCGGAGCTGCGGTCGTTCATCCGGTACGTGCCGCTGGCGCTTCAGCGGCCCGTGCCCGCCGAGCCGGTGCCGTTCTCGACGCCGCGGGCGTGGGCGCTCCTGTCCCGCGACATGCATCTGGCGGAACGGGCCGGCCGACTGACCCCGGACGAGCGGCGTGCGCTGGCGTTCGGGCGCCTCACCGCGCACGACGCCGCCTTGCTCTGTGCGCTCTGCGAAGACGGCCTCGGCGACCTCCGCCCGGCGGCCGACTACGTCAACAACCCGGCGCTGCTGCCGAAATCCGAAACCGCAATGTGGTTCGTGATCTCGCGGTTGCGCCAGGCGGTGGGCACCCGACAGTTGCGCACGCCGGAGGACCCGCCGGCCGCGGCCGCGTTCCACGCGCAGGTGAACACGTTCCTCGGCACGATCGGCGAGGAGTACCGTTTCGCGCTCCTGCTCGATCAGATCGAACACTGGGCCGACCTCGGCGCGAACGAGGTGATGTTGGACACCCTGAAGCGGGTCACGGGGGTACCCGTGGGCCACGGCGCCTGA
- a CDS encoding small basic protein — protein MSIDKSLKRKGGMSKQRCVLTRAERIAKMLENGQFGADRSPYGLPKTRVQKVVLKKKAKKEAAEGDAAAPAAGAAAKGAAKK, from the coding sequence ATGTCCATCGATAAGAGCCTGAAGCGCAAGGGCGGCATGTCCAAGCAGCGGTGCGTGCTGACTCGCGCCGAGCGCATCGCGAAGATGCTGGAGAACGGCCAGTTCGGTGCGGACCGCAGCCCATACGGCTTGCCCAAGACGCGGGTCCAGAAGGTCGTGCTGAAGAAGAAGGCGAAGAAGGAAGCGGCCGAAGGCGACGCGGCGGCCCCGGCCGCCGGTGCGGCCGCCAAGGGCGCGGCCAAGAAGTAA
- the folK gene encoding 2-amino-4-hydroxy-6-hydroxymethyldihydropteridine diphosphokinase: MRALVRIGLTRPLTPVGRPNPMTTAYVALGSNLGDRWATLSAAVRRLRAEPGVRVTAVSAFHETAPVDCPPGSGEFLNAAAAIETDRPPEDVLELLFRIERQFGRVRSEPNSPRTLDLDLILYGDRVIGTPALTLPHPRMHLRAFVLVPLAEIAAGAVHPVLGKTVGELAAAVAADDIRPVPRPPLPQTLTGLRALVTGSTSGIGLSIANEFRARGADVVTHGRRPGSGHHVAADLRDPAACDRLADEVWSRFGSIDVLVCNAGADTLTGDAAKWSFDEKLDALLAVDLRATMRLSRGLGGRMKARGRGCVLTVGWDQAETGMEGDSGQLFAAVKGAVTCFTRSLALSLAPEVRVNCLAPGWIRTAWGETASHVWQDRVRSETPLGVWGLAEDVAAAAAWLASPAAAFVTGQTVRVNGGAINA, encoded by the coding sequence ATGCGCGCACTCGTGCGCATCGGCCTCACCCGCCCGCTCACGCCGGTCGGTCGCCCGAATCCCATGACAACCGCATACGTCGCGCTCGGCTCCAACCTCGGCGACCGCTGGGCAACCCTTTCGGCCGCGGTGCGGCGGCTCCGGGCCGAACCGGGTGTGCGGGTGACCGCCGTATCCGCGTTCCACGAAACGGCCCCGGTCGATTGTCCGCCCGGATCGGGCGAGTTCCTCAACGCGGCCGCCGCGATCGAGACGGACCGCCCCCCCGAAGACGTCCTCGAACTGCTCTTCCGCATCGAGCGGCAGTTCGGCCGCGTGCGCTCCGAACCCAACTCCCCGCGCACACTCGACCTCGACCTCATCCTCTACGGCGACCGCGTCATCGGCACGCCGGCGCTCACGCTCCCACACCCCCGGATGCACCTGCGGGCGTTCGTACTGGTTCCGCTCGCAGAAATCGCGGCCGGTGCGGTTCATCCGGTGCTGGGGAAGACGGTCGGTGAACTGGCCGCCGCGGTCGCGGCGGACGACATCCGCCCGGTGCCGCGCCCGCCGCTGCCCCAAACCCTTACCGGACTGCGTGCGCTGGTCACCGGGTCCACCAGTGGGATCGGGCTGAGTATCGCGAACGAGTTCCGGGCGCGTGGTGCCGACGTCGTCACCCACGGGCGCCGACCCGGCTCCGGCCATCACGTTGCCGCCGACCTCCGCGACCCGGCCGCGTGCGACCGGTTGGCGGACGAAGTTTGGAGCCGGTTCGGTAGCATCGATGTCCTCGTTTGCAACGCGGGGGCCGACACACTGACCGGCGACGCGGCCAAGTGGTCGTTCGATGAGAAGTTGGACGCGCTGCTCGCGGTGGACCTCAGAGCCACCATGCGGCTGTCACGCGGCCTGGGCGGGCGGATGAAGGCGCGGGGCCGCGGGTGCGTCCTGACGGTCGGGTGGGACCAGGCCGAGACGGGCATGGAGGGCGACAGCGGGCAGTTGTTCGCGGCGGTGAAGGGCGCGGTGACGTGCTTCACGCGCAGCCTCGCCCTCTCGCTCGCCCCGGAAGTGCGGGTGAACTGTCTCGCGCCGGGGTGGATTCGCACCGCCTGGGGCGAGACCGCGAGTCACGTCTGGCAGGATCGCGTGCGGAGCGAAACGCCGCTGGGCGTGTGGGGACTGGCAGAGGACGTGGCCGCCGCCGCGGCATGGTTGGCGAGCCCGGCGGCGGCATTCGTCACCGGGCAGACGGTCCGCGTCAACGGCGGCGCTATTAATGCGTGA
- a CDS encoding DUF1559 domain-containing protein has protein sequence MFRSHTGRSRVGFTLIELLVVIAIIAILIGLLLPAVQKVREAAARMSCTNNLKQIGLAMHNFESAYGYLPPGISNSNSDAYPSPTSNFSGGTTGSSQVGALAFLLPYVEQNNVYTQFNPACFTYPASDVWYYLPGPAQTTIKIFLCPSDSINTASSVSQLAWMQYYPGGMTYYAFGPGTGFAATNYASNAGYLGNMPGWNTYVGPFAVNTKTKILAISDGTSNTLAFGEALGGPKQLASRNYVPTWAGGFNLPTAWGLTDSPSWVTYGSLHTGIVNFVLCDGSVKPLSTSGDANVFVYASGMSDGAVFSFSN, from the coding sequence ATGTTTCGTTCCCATACCGGACGCTCGCGCGTCGGGTTCACGCTCATTGAATTGCTGGTGGTGATCGCGATCATCGCGATCCTGATCGGGCTGCTCCTGCCGGCCGTTCAGAAGGTGCGCGAGGCGGCGGCCCGCATGAGTTGCACCAATAACCTGAAACAGATCGGGCTGGCGATGCACAATTTCGAGTCGGCGTACGGGTACTTGCCCCCCGGGATCTCGAACTCGAACTCGGACGCCTATCCGAGCCCCACCTCGAACTTCTCCGGCGGTACAACCGGATCCAGCCAGGTCGGCGCACTCGCCTTCCTGCTCCCCTACGTTGAGCAGAACAACGTCTACACGCAGTTCAACCCGGCCTGCTTCACGTACCCGGCCTCGGACGTGTGGTACTATCTCCCCGGTCCTGCGCAAACGACCATTAAAATCTTCCTCTGCCCGTCCGACTCCATCAATACTGCAAGCTCCGTGAGCCAGTTAGCCTGGATGCAGTACTACCCTGGCGGGATGACCTACTATGCGTTCGGGCCCGGTACGGGCTTCGCTGCGACCAACTATGCTTCCAACGCCGGATACCTCGGGAACATGCCCGGTTGGAACACGTACGTGGGCCCGTTCGCCGTCAACACGAAGACCAAGATTCTCGCGATCAGTGACGGGACGAGCAACACGCTGGCCTTCGGTGAGGCACTGGGCGGCCCCAAGCAACTGGCGAGCCGCAACTACGTGCCAACCTGGGCGGGCGGCTTCAACCTGCCGACGGCCTGGGGGCTGACCGATTCGCCGAGCTGGGTCACCTACGGCAGTTTGCACACCGGCATTGTGAACTTCGTCCTCTGCGACGGCTCGGTCAAACCGCTCTCCACGAGTGGTGACGCCAACGTTTTCGTTTATGCGTCCGGTATGTCCGACGGAGCCGTTTTCAGCTTCAGCAACTAA
- a CDS encoding DUF1559 family PulG-like putative transporter: MCRLRAGHARRGFTLIELLVVVAIIAILIGLLLPAVQKVREAAARMSCSNNLKQIALGAHNYQGSMDYLPPGFLGPYPAGAAGAAYTGNEQAVGTLAFLLPYIEQNNVWTYMTSGSVPPSLVNVAAASPSWWNYNESWAAAQTQIKTFVCPSDALSAQATFAMAFVWPTSSGACCYASGFNTPAAVAALGKTNYTACAGYLNTASDPYRGYFSNRSKNRIESATDGSSNTIMFGEVGSNPASIFTGSPNVAWTWMSSPPVATGWGGVLNVPGTDFFYQFSSSHTSVVQFAIGDGGVRAFRKPTSWPNIVWASATSDGQVFDFSTLTN, from the coding sequence ATGTGTCGCTTGCGCGCCGGACACGCCCGTCGTGGGTTCACGCTGATCGAGCTGCTGGTGGTGGTTGCCATCATCGCCATCCTCATCGGCCTGTTGCTCCCCGCGGTCCAGAAGGTCCGGGAGGCCGCCGCGCGCATGTCGTGCAGCAACAACCTCAAGCAGATCGCCCTCGGCGCCCACAATTACCAGGGTTCCATGGACTACCTGCCGCCGGGGTTCCTCGGCCCGTACCCGGCGGGTGCGGCCGGTGCGGCGTACACCGGGAACGAACAGGCGGTCGGAACGCTCGCGTTCCTCCTGCCCTACATCGAACAGAACAACGTCTGGACGTACATGACCAGCGGCTCGGTTCCGCCGAGCCTGGTTAACGTGGCCGCCGCGTCCCCGTCGTGGTGGAACTACAACGAATCGTGGGCGGCGGCGCAAACGCAGATCAAGACGTTCGTCTGCCCGAGTGACGCCCTTTCGGCGCAAGCGACGTTTGCGATGGCCTTTGTGTGGCCCACGTCCTCGGGCGCGTGCTGCTACGCGTCCGGGTTCAACACCCCCGCCGCCGTGGCCGCGCTGGGGAAGACGAACTACACCGCGTGTGCGGGGTATCTGAATACCGCGAGTGACCCCTATCGGGGCTACTTCTCGAACCGGTCCAAAAACAGGATCGAATCCGCGACGGACGGGTCGAGCAACACGATCATGTTCGGCGAGGTGGGGTCCAACCCGGCTTCGATCTTCACCGGCAGCCCAAACGTGGCTTGGACCTGGATGTCATCCCCCCCGGTCGCAACGGGCTGGGGCGGGGTCCTGAACGTTCCGGGGACGGACTTCTTTTACCAGTTCAGTAGCTCGCACACGTCGGTCGTCCAGTTCGCGATAGGTGACGGTGGGGTCCGGGCGTTTCGGAAGCCCACCAGTTGGCCGAACATCGTGTGGGCCTCCGCCACGAGCGACGGCCAGGTGTTCGACTTTTCCACCCTGACCAACTGA
- a CDS encoding molybdopterin molybdotransferase MoeA encodes MLEVADALAEVLKHARPLETETVALAPAALGHVLAADIAADIDSPPFPKSLRDGYAVRSADCAAPGAELKVVAEIPAGVVPTRSVGAGEACRIFTGAPLPEGADAVVMQEDAQALGDRVRITDAAVKPRQHVYARGTEMRVGAVVLRAGTPINPAAFGVLANVGKTAVPVYPFPRVGVVATGDELVEAGTKPDPGRIRNTNGPMLTALTARGGGRPRYFGIARDARASARSLIQEGLDASDVLLIAGGVSVGDFDLVPAVLAELGVTFHVRQVRMKPGKPLLFGTAPAGQLVFGLPGNPVSTFVCFELFVRPALRILGGHAEAGPRTIRLPVAQGLAESNDRPTYRPAKLEYGPDGLSVRPLAWSGAPDLVGLQPADALIVLPAGDTRCDCGANMDVVLLG; translated from the coding sequence GTGCTTGAAGTCGCGGACGCATTGGCCGAAGTGCTGAAGCACGCCCGGCCGCTCGAGACCGAAACCGTCGCCCTCGCGCCCGCCGCGCTGGGGCACGTGCTCGCGGCCGATATTGCCGCGGACATCGACTCGCCCCCCTTCCCGAAGTCGCTCCGCGACGGCTACGCCGTACGCAGCGCCGACTGCGCTGCGCCCGGGGCCGAGCTGAAGGTCGTCGCGGAAATCCCCGCCGGGGTGGTGCCGACGCGGTCCGTCGGGGCGGGCGAGGCGTGTCGCATCTTCACCGGCGCGCCGCTGCCCGAAGGCGCCGACGCCGTCGTCATGCAGGAGGACGCGCAGGCGCTCGGGGACCGGGTGCGGATCACGGACGCCGCGGTGAAGCCGCGGCAGCACGTGTACGCTCGAGGGACCGAGATGCGGGTCGGGGCGGTGGTGCTGAGGGCCGGCACGCCCATCAACCCGGCCGCGTTCGGCGTGCTGGCGAACGTCGGCAAGACGGCCGTGCCCGTGTACCCGTTCCCGCGCGTCGGCGTCGTCGCGACCGGCGACGAGTTGGTCGAAGCGGGCACCAAACCGGACCCGGGAAGGATCCGCAACACGAACGGGCCGATGCTCACGGCCCTCACCGCGCGCGGGGGCGGGCGCCCGCGGTACTTCGGCATCGCCCGCGACGCCCGCGCGAGTGCCCGGTCGCTGATCCAGGAGGGCCTCGATGCGTCCGACGTGCTGCTGATCGCCGGCGGCGTGTCGGTCGGGGATTTCGACCTCGTGCCGGCAGTGTTGGCAGAGCTGGGCGTCACGTTCCACGTCCGTCAGGTGCGGATGAAGCCGGGCAAGCCGCTGCTGTTCGGCACCGCGCCCGCGGGCCAGTTGGTGTTCGGGCTGCCGGGCAACCCGGTGAGCACGTTCGTGTGTTTCGAACTGTTCGTCCGCCCGGCGCTGCGCATTCTGGGTGGACACGCGGAGGCCGGTCCGCGCACAATACGGCTGCCCGTGGCCCAAGGGCTGGCCGAGAGCAACGACCGGCCGACGTACCGGCCGGCGAAACTGGAATACGGCCCGGACGGCTTGAGCGTGCGCCCGCTGGCGTGGTCCGGCGCACCGGACCTCGTCGGCCTGCAACCGGCCGACGCGCTGATCGTGCTGCCCGCCGGCGACACCCGGTGCGACTGCGGCGCTAACATGGACGTGGTGCTGCTCGGCTAA